One window of the Candidatus Methanoperedens sp. genome contains the following:
- a CDS encoding response regulator, whose protein sequence is MPAIKTEIQEAGEQKLELPVGKGEFILVAEDEVSICEITRSTLEAYGYKVLTAENGAQAVALYTQNEDKIKVVLMDMMMPVMDGQTSIRAIRKINPDVKIIAVSGLTGKDRLANVAHYTRAFLPKPFTTERLLKTVHEVLSAK, encoded by the coding sequence TTGCCAGCGATTAAAACCGAGATACAAGAAGCAGGAGAGCAGAAGCTTGAATTGCCAGTTGGAAAAGGGGAATTTATTCTCGTTGCTGAAGATGAAGTCTCAATTTGTGAGATTACTCGCTCGACATTGGAAGCATACGGATATAAAGTGCTCACAGCAGAGAATGGTGCTCAGGCAGTAGCATTGTATACCCAAAATGAAGATAAAATCAAAGTTGTGCTTATGGACATGATGATGCCAGTCATGGATGGTCAAACGAGCATTCGAGCTATTCGCAAAATTAATCCTGATGTCAAAATTATTGCAGTCAGTGGATTAACGGGGAAAGATAGACTTGCGAATGTTGCTCATTATACAAGGGCTTTTTTGCCAAAACCTTTCACTACTGAGAGGTTGTTAAAGACCGTACATGAGGTTTTAAGTGCAAAATAA
- a CDS encoding acyltransferase: MKYYKHPTAIVESDAIGDGSKIWHFVHVREDAIIGKNCNIGKSVYVDTEVRIGDNVKIQNLVSIYKGVEIEEDVFVGPSVVFTNDMYPRAFIWEDGKIIRTVIKKGSSIGANATIICGVTVGEYAMIGAGSVVTKDVPPYGLVFGNPARLRGFVCQCGKKLCNIIDNNVEKIVYECECGKKIDIKKEKHSRKSP, encoded by the coding sequence ATGAAATATTATAAGCATCCCACTGCGATCGTTGAAAGCGATGCCATAGGCGATGGGTCAAAAATATGGCATTTTGTCCATGTAAGGGAAGACGCCATTATCGGGAAGAACTGCAATATCGGAAAGAGCGTTTATGTTGATACAGAGGTTAGAATCGGGGATAATGTGAAAATCCAGAATTTAGTTTCTATCTATAAAGGAGTCGAAATCGAAGAAGACGTATTTGTCGGGCCTTCAGTTGTTTTTACTAATGATATGTATCCAAGAGCATTTATCTGGGAAGATGGAAAAATAATTCGAACAGTTATAAAAAAAGGTTCAAGTATAGGCGCCAATGCAACTATTATTTGTGGAGTAACTGTCGGCGAATATGCTATGATCGGGGCGGGAAGTGTCGTAACCAAAGATGTGCCTCCGTATGGTCTCGTATTCGGAAATCCTGCGCGCCTGAGAGGTTTTGTTTGCCAGTGCGGGAAAAAATTATGTAATATTATTGATAATAACGTAGAAAAAATCGTTTACGAATGTGAATGTGGAAAAAAGATTGATATCAAAAAAGAAAAGCACAGTAGAAAATCGCCATAA
- a CDS encoding DegT/DnrJ/EryC1/StrS aminotransferase family protein, with translation MEKFIPIAKPIISEEELKAIGEVLKSGMLAQGKAVGDFEKSFSEYIDVKSAIAVGNGTIALDMALKSLGIKEGDEVITTPFTFIATANSILFQKAKPVFADVDERTFNIDPGAILNKITGRTKAIIGVHLFGHPFNVKAISEICEDHKLLLIEDCAQAHGAEYKGKKVGGFGTGCFSFYPTKNITTGEGGMITTNDDKNAELCRLLRNHGQSSKYYHTILGYNYRMTDIQAAIGNVQLKKLDEFNKKRIDNAEYFNKYIKLDGITKPHKEKHVKHVYHQYVLKIDSSLISREKFMEYLNDKNIGCAVHYPLPIHKQPLYLELGYTSERVNCPVAEKLADEVLSLPVHPAITEENLAHIVDNINKFGEST, from the coding sequence ATGGAAAAATTTATTCCGATAGCAAAACCAATTATTTCTGAAGAAGAGCTGAAGGCGATTGGAGAAGTCCTTAAATCGGGGATGCTGGCTCAAGGGAAAGCCGTTGGTGATTTTGAAAAATCGTTTTCAGAATACATTGATGTGAAAAGTGCAATCGCTGTTGGAAACGGCACGATTGCTCTGGATATGGCGCTCAAGTCCCTGGGCATTAAAGAGGGGGATGAAGTCATTACGACCCCGTTCACCTTCATAGCGACGGCGAACTCCATTTTGTTTCAGAAGGCTAAACCCGTTTTTGCGGATGTGGATGAAAGAACTTTCAACATCGACCCCGGCGCGATACTTAATAAAATAACGGGGAGAACAAAAGCGATAATCGGTGTGCACCTTTTTGGACATCCATTCAATGTTAAAGCTATTTCGGAGATATGCGAGGATCACAAATTACTGCTTATTGAGGACTGTGCGCAGGCGCACGGGGCTGAATACAAAGGCAAGAAGGTCGGAGGGTTTGGTACCGGATGTTTTTCATTCTATCCAACAAAAAACATCACCACAGGCGAGGGGGGCATGATAACCACAAATGATGATAAGAATGCAGAATTATGCCGGTTGCTGAGGAACCATGGGCAGAGTTCGAAATATTACCATACGATCTTGGGATATAATTACAGGATGACTGATATACAGGCCGCAATAGGCAATGTTCAGCTTAAAAAACTGGATGAATTTAACAAAAAGAGAATAGATAATGCAGAGTATTTCAATAAATACATAAAGCTGGATGGAATTACCAAACCTCATAAAGAAAAGCATGTAAAGCATGTATATCATCAGTATGTCCTTAAGATCGATAGCAGTTTGATAAGCCGGGAGAAGTTCATGGAATATCTGAACGATAAAAACATCGGCTGCGCAGTCCATTATCCCTTGCCAATACACAAACAGCCTCTGTACCTGGAGCTGGGTTACACAAGCGAAAGAGTTAACTGTCCGGTCGCTGAAAAGCTTGCGGACGAGGTTTTGAGTCTGCCGGTACATCCGGCTATAACGGAAGAAAACCTGGCGCATATCGTTGACAATATAAATAAATTTGGGGAATCAACATGA
- the ade gene encoding adenine deaminase — protein sequence MYLRDKIFAGEGRTKANTVFKNCRIVNVNTKEITKGDIAISSGFISGIGDVKALTGPKTLVLDIKNDCVCPGLIDGHVHFESSMITLTQFAKQSALHGTTGIVIDPHEIANILGTKGIRLVMREARKLPIDVFITLSSCVPSSPLETSGALLGLREIRKFLDKKFVVGLGEVMDYPEILRGNPEKLAMISASLERKLVVDGHSPGMRGSELFGYMSAGISSDHESVTYDEALEKARLGMKIMLREGSAAKCLDEFIPRLLTDRISLENFFFVTDDKLPGDLIEGHMDAVVRKAIKLGIEPVVAISMASINTARHYRIDQLVGSISIGRRANFLILEDLAAFKIKDVVIRGKIKPEITGIEYPEYVLRTVKYKKIDSDHLKIYSRKKRVSAHIIEVLPGKLLTGRSIEELKTDRGTVQPDIDRDILAIAVIERHGKSRNVGRGFVRGFTLKEGAFGQSIAHDSHNVILIGTNFEDMALCANKIRELQGGIVIANDRVLDCLHLPFAGILSTESAYEVDKRIKDLHSLVKKMGCELDVPFVQTSFLSLPVIPELKITDKGLVDVNAFKIIPAIIPE from the coding sequence ATGTATTTAAGGGATAAGATCTTTGCAGGGGAGGGCAGAACCAAGGCTAACACCGTTTTCAAGAACTGCAGAATTGTAAATGTCAACACAAAAGAGATCACAAAAGGTGATATAGCAATTAGCTCCGGGTTCATTTCAGGCATTGGTGATGTGAAGGCTCTCACCGGCCCAAAGACGCTGGTGCTGGACATAAAAAATGACTGTGTCTGCCCCGGATTGATTGACGGGCATGTGCATTTTGAGTCGAGCATGATAACACTCACGCAATTTGCAAAACAATCCGCTCTCCACGGGACAACCGGCATTGTCATCGATCCACATGAGATCGCCAACATCCTTGGCACGAAAGGCATCAGGCTGGTCATGCGTGAGGCACGAAAACTTCCGATTGATGTTTTTATTACCTTATCATCATGTGTTCCATCCAGTCCTCTTGAGACATCGGGCGCATTGCTGGGTCTTCGGGAAATAAGAAAGTTTCTGGACAAGAAATTCGTGGTAGGTCTTGGCGAAGTAATGGATTATCCCGAAATCCTGCGCGGAAACCCCGAAAAGCTTGCAATGATTTCAGCTTCCCTTGAAAGAAAACTCGTTGTGGATGGACACTCCCCCGGCATGCGAGGCAGTGAGCTGTTCGGTTATATGAGCGCGGGTATCTCAAGCGATCACGAATCCGTAACATATGATGAGGCACTTGAAAAAGCGCGCCTTGGCATGAAGATCATGCTTCGCGAAGGCTCGGCTGCAAAATGCCTGGATGAGTTCATTCCCAGACTGCTTACAGACAGGATCTCCCTCGAAAACTTCTTTTTCGTCACAGACGACAAACTTCCGGGTGACCTTATCGAAGGGCATATGGATGCAGTGGTAAGAAAAGCCATCAAGCTTGGAATCGAGCCTGTCGTAGCGATTTCCATGGCTAGTATCAACACTGCCCGCCATTACAGGATAGACCAGCTCGTTGGTTCGATAAGCATAGGCCGAAGAGCGAACTTTTTAATACTTGAGGATCTGGCCGCTTTCAAGATCAAAGATGTGGTAATACGCGGCAAAATAAAACCAGAAATAACAGGAATAGAATATCCAGAATATGTTCTCAGGACAGTGAAATATAAAAAAATAGACTCGGATCATCTTAAGATATATTCCAGGAAAAAAAGAGTGTCTGCTCACATAATAGAAGTCTTACCGGGCAAACTTCTCACAGGGAGAAGCATAGAGGAATTAAAGACGGATAGAGGGACTGTTCAGCCTGACATCGATCGAGATATACTAGCGATAGCTGTGATAGAACGTCATGGCAAATCCCGGAACGTGGGCAGGGGTTTCGTCCGTGGATTTACCCTGAAGGAGGGTGCTTTCGGGCAGAGCATTGCGCACGACTCGCATAATGTCATTCTTATAGGCACAAATTTTGAGGATATGGCACTCTGTGCGAACAAGATAAGGGAACTGCAGGGAGGAATAGTGATAGCAAATGACAGGGTACTGGATTGCCTTCATCTTCCATTTGCGGGCATTCTCAGCACCGAAAGCGCATACGAAGTGGATAAGAGAATAAAAGATCTGCACAGCCTAGTCAAAAAAATGGGATGCGAACTGGATGTCCCTTTTGTCCAGACATCCTTCCTCTCGCTTCCCGTTATCCCTGAATTGAAGATAACGGATAAAGGGCTAGTTGATGTAAATGCATTCAAGATAATTCCTGCAATTATCCCAGAATGA
- a CDS encoding TIGR04083 family peptide-modifying radical SAM enzyme: MLIPTLNCPAKCSYCWSSEKGSPVMSIETIKEVVKWLKDFRNEPVTFTFHGGEPLLAGADFYREALPLLAQGLSHMKPAFALQTNLWRMTPELAQILAEYDIPIGSSLDGPEELTDFQRGKGYYEKTLQGFEIAVENGLKVSFICTFTSHSIKFREEIFNFFLENGLNLKLHPALPSIRDENPEKWALDPREYGELLVYLLDKYLENIGKIEVMNIDHLCKCVFTNRGTVCTFVDCMGDTFAVGADGNIYPCYRFIGMPEYVMGNVKDHPGMEDLARSDAWKLMFQFKEYVNRECGKCNYIKFCRGGCPYNAIVANEGKIKGVDPHCIAYKRIFKEITERWEKEFLGGSDMPMFALPSGPKMDGKPGIMSIMLKRL, translated from the coding sequence ATGCTTATCCCCACTTTAAACTGTCCTGCCAAATGCAGTTATTGCTGGAGTTCCGAGAAAGGATCCCCGGTGATGAGCATTGAAACCATCAAAGAAGTGGTAAAATGGCTCAAGGATTTCCGGAATGAACCGGTTACCTTCACCTTCCATGGCGGGGAGCCGCTCCTGGCCGGGGCTGATTTTTACCGGGAAGCTTTGCCATTACTGGCACAGGGTCTAAGTCATATGAAACCCGCTTTTGCCCTGCAGACAAATCTCTGGAGAATGACCCCGGAACTTGCTCAAATCCTGGCAGAGTATGATATTCCCATAGGCTCGAGTTTAGATGGCCCGGAGGAGCTCACTGACTTTCAAAGAGGAAAAGGATACTACGAGAAGACCCTGCAGGGCTTTGAGATCGCGGTGGAGAATGGTCTCAAGGTGAGCTTCATCTGCACCTTTACCTCTCATTCCATAAAGTTCAGGGAGGAAATTTTCAATTTTTTCCTGGAGAATGGCTTAAATCTTAAATTACATCCTGCTCTGCCATCTATACGTGACGAAAACCCTGAAAAATGGGCGCTAGATCCCAGAGAGTATGGAGAATTGTTGGTTTATCTTCTTGACAAATACCTTGAAAACATTGGTAAGATCGAGGTCATGAATATCGACCATCTGTGTAAATGTGTGTTCACCAATCGGGGCACTGTCTGCACTTTCGTAGATTGTATGGGAGATACCTTTGCGGTGGGAGCTGATGGGAACATATATCCCTGCTATCGCTTTATTGGCATGCCGGAATACGTTATGGGTAACGTCAAAGACCATCCAGGCATGGAAGACCTTGCCAGGTCTGACGCATGGAAGCTCATGTTCCAGTTCAAGGAATATGTTAACAGGGAATGCGGGAAATGCAACTACATTAAATTCTGTAGGGGTGGATGCCCTTACAATGCCATAGTGGCAAATGAAGGTAAAATTAAGGGTGTTGACCCCCACTGTATTGCCTACAAGAGGATATTCAAAGAGATAACTGAGCGGTGGGAGAAGGAGTTTTTAGGAGGCTCCGATATGCCAATGTTTGCTCTTCCATCAGGACCTAAGATGGATGGCAAGCCGGGAATAATGTCAATTATGCTTAAACGGCTCTGA
- a CDS encoding GYD domain-containing protein has protein sequence MAKYIIVSKLTDEGAKTLKKNPGRVKEVNAELKDMDVNVLDQYAVLGDFDFLTIVEADDETTITKAAVEILSRGSIRTATYRAIPVDDFIESLR, from the coding sequence ATGGCAAAATATATTATTGTCTCTAAACTGACAGATGAAGGTGCAAAGACTCTCAAGAAGAACCCCGGCAGGGTGAAAGAAGTCAATGCGGAACTGAAAGACATGGACGTAAATGTGCTCGACCAGTATGCAGTGCTGGGGGATTTTGACTTTTTGACGATCGTGGAAGCTGATGACGAAACCACTATCACCAAGGCAGCTGTAGAAATATTATCCCGGGGGAGCATCAGGACAGCGACATACAGGGCAATACCCGTTGACGATTTCATAGAATCGCTAAGATAG
- a CDS encoding alpha/beta fold hydrolase has protein sequence MTINLDHIQITRREFFNELETIFPPAAVGKTPFEVVDEDKRFNFKLLRYITEKDKNRTLLLVPHIINRPYILDLNDDVSVVRKFCDNGFSVYMLDWGYPRMEQREVSFSNYVDYLDKAVDLICRERGIKEVSVLGYCTGGIISLMYASLHPEKVEKLILMATPVDFSRWDDIRILWGRVFDVRSIVSLFGNVPGELILLFGRNLFMYYLPIFSMSVEFNREFLTYESWRDALRMNRWFIDTPMIPGPTYVQFIEDCYQRNLLINNRMKIDSNVIDLRKIRSPLLNIIAKYDHIVPLSAARTLKDVYSGKSYKEIVFPSSHTGLSVSRQAHLNLWPDVCEWLVLTE, from the coding sequence ATGACAATTAACCTGGATCATATCCAGATAACGAGAAGGGAATTTTTCAATGAATTAGAAACCATTTTTCCTCCTGCTGCTGTGGGAAAAACACCTTTTGAAGTTGTAGATGAGGATAAGCGGTTCAATTTTAAGCTCCTTAGATATATAACGGAAAAGGATAAAAATAGAACCTTACTCCTAGTTCCACATATAATAAACAGACCCTATATCCTCGATCTCAACGATGATGTCAGTGTAGTGAGAAAGTTCTGTGATAATGGGTTTTCAGTTTATATGTTAGATTGGGGCTATCCCAGGATGGAACAAAGAGAGGTCTCCTTTTCAAATTATGTAGATTATTTGGATAAGGCTGTTGATCTTATTTGCAGGGAGAGAGGAATTAAAGAGGTTTCGGTTCTGGGATATTGTACCGGAGGCATAATTTCGCTCATGTACGCCTCATTACATCCAGAAAAGGTGGAAAAGCTTATCCTGATGGCAACTCCGGTGGATTTTTCCAGATGGGATGATATAAGGATACTGTGGGGAAGGGTATTTGATGTCCGCAGCATTGTGTCCCTTTTCGGCAATGTTCCAGGTGAGTTGATCCTCCTTTTTGGCCGCAATTTGTTCATGTACTATCTTCCAATTTTTTCGATGAGTGTGGAATTCAATAGAGAATTTTTAACTTATGAGTCGTGGAGGGATGCATTAAGAATGAACAGATGGTTCATTGATACGCCAATGATACCTGGCCCAACATATGTTCAATTCATTGAGGACTGCTATCAGCGAAATTTACTCATCAATAACAGGATGAAAATCGATTCCAATGTGATCGACCTGAGAAAAATTCGCAGCCCTCTGCTTAACATAATCGCTAAATATGACCATATTGTACCTTTATCGGCCGCTAGAACGCTGAAGGATGTTTATTCTGGAAAGAGTTATAAGGAAATCGTCTTCCCTTCGTCCCATACTGGTCTTTCAGTGAGCCGGCAAGCGCATTTGAACCTGTGGCCTGATGTATGTGAATGGTTAGTGCTGACTGAATGA
- a CDS encoding Gfo/Idh/MocA family oxidoreductase: protein MKIGVIGTGSMGKNHARVYSELKSVEEVYGFDLNKENQDELTELGVISCDSMEELLDSIDAASICVPTKYHYDVVREAIAKDIHCLIEKPIALSVKEGEELVELLKDKDMVVGVGHIERFNPIVNEIETMLKNPFYVQVRRHNPGSSRITDSSVVEDLMIHDIDIIFNVLFNGERYKLDSAGNFDVCNVVVTFNGSVVSMSASRRGAKKIRTLYIEDEDLTIEGDFMNQEVYAYRKPEKYLQESERYTQENIIEKVLVNKVEPLKVELRTFVDCVKRNKVFPITPEQALNNLRICEEIKKGFE from the coding sequence ATGAAAATCGGCGTCATTGGAACGGGGTCAATGGGGAAAAATCATGCAAGAGTATATTCCGAGCTTAAAAGCGTTGAAGAAGTTTATGGTTTCGACCTGAACAAAGAGAACCAGGATGAACTGACCGAACTCGGGGTAATAAGCTGCGATTCCATGGAAGAACTGCTGGATAGTATTGATGCTGCAAGCATCTGTGTCCCGACGAAATACCATTACGATGTCGTAAGGGAGGCGATAGCAAAGGATATCCACTGCCTCATAGAAAAGCCCATTGCTCTATCAGTTAAAGAAGGGGAGGAACTGGTTGAACTGCTAAAAGATAAAGACATGGTCGTTGGTGTAGGGCATATCGAGCGGTTTAATCCCATTGTGAATGAGATAGAGACAATGCTTAAGAATCCATTTTACGTCCAGGTGAGAAGGCATAATCCAGGGTCATCAAGGATAACAGATAGTTCGGTTGTCGAAGACCTGATGATACATGATATAGATATTATATTTAATGTTTTATTCAATGGAGAAAGATATAAGCTCGATAGCGCAGGAAATTTCGATGTATGTAATGTTGTGGTAACATTCAATGGTTCTGTCGTCTCCATGTCAGCAAGCAGGAGAGGGGCAAAAAAAATACGCACCCTGTATATCGAGGATGAAGACCTGACCATCGAGGGTGATTTTATGAACCAGGAGGTCTATGCCTACAGGAAGCCGGAAAAATATTTGCAGGAAAGCGAAAGATATACGCAGGAAAATATCATTGAAAAGGTTCTGGTCAACAAGGTTGAGCCTTTGAAGGTGGAGTTGAGAACATTTGTTGACTGCGTGAAAAGAAATAAAGTGTTCCCGATCACGCCGGAGCAGGCCCTGAATAACCTCAGGATATGCGAAGAGATCAAAAAGGGTTTTGAATGA
- a CDS encoding nucleotide sugar dehydrogenase produces the protein MSNKLKKIMDRIGPIKKIGVVGMGYVGIPAAVLFADSDAFELVLGFQRSSSRSGYKIEMLNRGESPLKGEEPGLEELIKKVVRAKKFQCTPDFSRISEMDAVTLAIQTPFLSNESLEPDFGALIEGLRLTGKYLTEGTLVVLESTITPGTTNGFARQILEEESGLTAGEDFALAHAPERVMVGRLLRNIREHDRIVGGIDKVSTERAIELYSPVLTTGKIIPMTATAAEATKTAENTFRDLQIAAINQLALYCEAMGINVYDVRAGVDSLKGEGITRAVLYPGAGVGGHCLTKDTYHLERGVKVSGGNLDYPDGMDSLFVLARKVNDFMPVHMYNLTVEALSRARKKPAGSKVAILGWAFIKNSDDARNPPSEPYRNLLIRSGCIVDVHDPYVMEYPGVSISHELSGAVDGADAVAILTGHDEYSELDAGTLKRLMGKERPVIVDGRNVIEPEDFIGEGFVYKGIGRGDKNDHPIK, from the coding sequence ATGAGCAACAAACTTAAGAAAATAATGGATAGGATAGGACCCATTAAAAAAATCGGGGTAGTCGGGATGGGATATGTGGGCATTCCCGCGGCAGTTTTATTTGCAGATTCAGACGCTTTTGAGTTGGTTTTAGGATTCCAGCGCAGTTCATCCAGATCCGGCTATAAAATAGAAATGCTGAACCGGGGAGAAAGTCCATTAAAAGGTGAGGAACCGGGACTGGAGGAGCTTATTAAGAAGGTCGTCCGGGCAAAAAAGTTTCAATGTACCCCCGACTTCTCAAGGATATCCGAGATGGATGCAGTAACCCTGGCCATACAAACACCATTTTTAAGTAATGAGAGTCTGGAGCCGGATTTTGGCGCATTGATCGAAGGGCTGAGGCTGACAGGAAAATATCTCACCGAGGGAACACTTGTGGTATTGGAGTCCACTATCACTCCCGGTACCACGAACGGGTTTGCGCGGCAGATATTGGAAGAGGAATCCGGTCTCACCGCCGGGGAGGACTTTGCCCTGGCTCATGCTCCCGAGCGTGTAATGGTGGGCCGGCTGCTTCGCAATATCCGGGAGCATGACCGCATCGTGGGAGGTATTGACAAAGTCAGCACGGAGCGAGCAATCGAACTGTATTCGCCCGTACTTACCACAGGAAAGATAATCCCAATGACGGCTACTGCTGCAGAAGCTACCAAGACGGCGGAGAATACTTTCCGTGACCTCCAGATAGCAGCGATCAACCAGCTTGCTCTCTATTGCGAGGCGATGGGGATCAATGTTTATGATGTGAGGGCTGGCGTGGACAGCCTGAAAGGCGAGGGTATCACAAGGGCAGTGCTGTACCCAGGAGCAGGCGTTGGGGGGCATTGTCTGACCAAGGATACCTATCATCTTGAAAGGGGTGTAAAGGTATCCGGAGGAAACCTGGATTACCCGGATGGGATGGATTCTCTTTTCGTACTTGCGCGAAAAGTGAATGATTTCATGCCTGTGCATATGTATAACCTGACGGTTGAGGCACTTTCGAGGGCACGGAAGAAACCTGCTGGTTCGAAAGTGGCTATTCTGGGCTGGGCATTTATCAAGAATTCGGACGATGCCAGGAACCCGCCTTCTGAGCCGTACAGGAATTTGCTGATCAGGTCAGGATGCATTGTTGATGTCCACGACCCGTATGTCATGGAATATCCTGGTGTGAGTATTTCTCATGAATTGTCAGGTGCAGTTGATGGCGCTGATGCGGTGGCTATATTGACAGGGCATGATGAATATTCCGAATTGGATGCAGGAACACTGAAAAGGCTAATGGGTAAGGAGCGTCCGGTCATTGTGGACGGGCGGAATGTGATAGAACCAGAGGATTTTATCGGAGAAGGTTTTGTATACAAAGGAATAGGTCGCGGTGATAAGAATGACCATCCGATTAAATAA